In Oncorhynchus gorbuscha isolate QuinsamMale2020 ecotype Even-year linkage group LG02, OgorEven_v1.0, whole genome shotgun sequence, a single genomic region encodes these proteins:
- the LOC124001647 gene encoding peptidyl-prolyl cis-trans isomerase FKBP4-like, protein MTAEEVTNEEQNNIPMEGEDITQKKDGGVLKLVKQEGTGTELPMTGDKVFVHYVGTLLDGTPFDSSRERGEKFSFELGKGQVIKAWDLGVATMKVGEISQLICKPEYAYGSAGSPPKIPPNATLVFQVELFEFRGEDITEGEDGGIIRRIITKGEGYTKPNEGAAVEVCLEGSCEGKVFDKRELKFELGDGESLGLPSGVEKALMAMEQGEESLFIIKPKYGYGNTGNSKYNIPGEATLQYKVKLTTFEKAKESWEMNSAEKLEQSIIVKEKGTQYFKEGKYRQASVQYKRIVSWLENESSLPEGEEQKAHSLRLAAHLNLAMCFLKLQEPSSTFDNCDKALELDDTNEKALFRRGEALFAMKEFDRARADFQRVIQLYPSNKAAKSQVALCQKQIKEQHEKDKRLYANMFQKFAERDAKEEADKGMENGGGMEVEENGGQE, encoded by the exons ATGACTGCTGAAGAGGTGACCAACGAAGAACAGAACAACATCCcgatggagggagaggatatCACGCAGAAGAAAGATGGAGGGGTTTTAAAG TTGGTGAAGCAGGAAGGCACAGGGACAGAGCTGCCTATGACTGGGGACAAGGTGTTTGTTCACTATGTTGGCACCCTGCTGGATGGAACCCCGTTTGACTCCAGTCGTGAACGAGGAGAGAAGTTTTCCTTTGAGCTGGGCAaag gccaggtcATCAAGGCGTGGGACCTGGGAGTGGCTACTATGAAAGTAGGAGAGATCAGCCAGCTGATCTGTAAACCAGAGTATGCCTACGGCAGTGCTGGCAGCCCCCCGAAGATACCCCCCAACGCTACACTTGTCTTCCAG gTGGAGTTGTTTGAGTTTCGGGGGGAGGACATCactgagggagaggatggaggaatcATCCGTCGCATCATCACTAAGGGAGAGGGATACACCAAGCCTAATGAAGGAGCTGCCGTAGAAG TGTGTTTGGAGGGCAGCTGTGAGGGCAAGGTGTTTGACAAGAGGGAGCTGAAGTTTGAgttgggagatggagagagcctgGGTCTGCCAAGCGGAGTGGAAAAAGCCCTGATGGCcatggagcagggagaggagtcCCTCTTCATCATCAAACCCAA GTATGGCTATGGAAACACAGGCAACAGCAAGTACAATATTCCTGGTGAAGCCACTCTGCAGTACAAAGTCAAACTGACCACCTTCGAGAAG GCCAAGGAATCCTGGGAAATGAACTCCGCAGAGAAACTAGAGCAGAGCATCATTGTCAAGGAGAAGGGAACACAGTACTTCAAG gagGGAAAGTATCGCCAAGCGTCTGTCCAGTATAAGAGGATTGTGTCCTGGCTGGAGAATGAATCAAGTTTACCTGAGGGGGAGGAGCAGAAGGCTCATTCCCTGCGGTTGGCTGCTCACCTCAACCTGGCCATGTGCTTCCTCAAGCTACAGGAACCAAGCTCTACTTTTGACAACTGTGACAAG GCCCTGGAGCTGGACGATACTAATGAAAAGGCTCTATTCCGGAGGGGGGAGGCGCTGTTTGCCATGAAGGAGTTTGATAGGGCGAGAGCAGACTTCCAGCGTGTCATACAACTGTATCCTAGCAACAAGGCCGCCAAAAGCCAG GTGGCTCTGTGCCAGAAACAGATTAAGGAGCAGCATGAGAAGGACAAGAGGCTCTATGCCAACATGTTCCAGAAGTTTGCTGAGAGAGATGCTAAG GAGGAGGCTGACAAGGGGATGGAGAacggaggagggatggaggtggaggagaatgGAGGACAGGAGTAA